The following coding sequences are from one Ornithodoros turicata isolate Travis chromosome 1, ASM3712646v1, whole genome shotgun sequence window:
- the LOC135377388 gene encoding G protein-coupled receptor kinase 2-like — protein sequence MELENIVANTVYLKAREGGPDSNKGKSKKWKKILQFPHISQCVYLRDQIEISYGYVVEQQPIGRLLFRQFCQTQAQYCRCNNFLDAVEVYELQLDEDRAGAARDVWARFLGDESTQFVDVVNEELVARCKQGLPEAFKDLFAECTRAVKDFLAGDPFRQFEASMYFDRYLQWKWLESRPVTAKTFRMYRVLGKGGFGEVCACQVRATGKMYACKKLEKKRIKKRRGETMVLIEKQILQKVNSRFVVSLAYAYETKDALCLVLTIMNGGDLKFHMYSMGGEPGFEPHRARFYAAEVTQGLEHLHAKGIVYRDLKPENILLDDHGHVRISDLGLAVEVPEDDEGVRGRVGTVGYMAPEVIENERYTFSPDWFSLGCLLYEMLEGQAPFRARKEKVKREEVERRVREERERYSPRFSEEAKDICQRLLSKNPSTRLGCCSARRGAVEVKRHPFFKSINWKRLEAGMLEPPFVPDPHAVYAKDVLDIEQFSTVKGVNLDASDDSFYSKFNMGSVSIPWQMEMIETECFKELNVFGPEGARPPDLCWEQLPAEERRGCFPFRRKPRRS from the exons ATGGAACTAGAGAATATTGTCGCCAACACGGTTTACCTGAAGGCCAGAGAAG GCGGCCCAGACTCAAACAAGGGCAAGAGCAAGAAATGGAAGAAGATACTCCAATTCCCCCATATCTCACAATGCGTCTACCTCAGGGACCAAATTG AGATCTCGTACGGGTATGTAGTAGAGCAGCAACCGATCGGGCGGCTTCTGTTCCGGCAGTTCTGCCAGACACAGGCCCAGTACTGCCGCTGCAACAACTTTCTCGATGCCGTG GAGGTGTATGAGCTTCAACTGGATGAGGATCGAGCAGGGGCGGCACGGGATGTCTGGGCCAGATTTCTGGGGGACGAGTCAACACAGTTTGTTGATGTAGTCAATGAGGAGCTGGTTGCTCGCTGCAAGCAAGGGCTCCCAGAGGCTTTCAAAGACCTCTTTGCCGAGTGCACCCGAGCTGTCAAGGACTTCCTTGCGGGAGATCCATTCCGACAGTTTGAGGCCAGCATGTACTTTGACCGGTACTTGCAGTGGAAATGGCTGGAAAG CCGACCCGTGACAGCCAAGACTTTCCGCATGTACAGAGTGCTTGGTAAGGGTGGCTTTGGCGAGGTATGCGCCTGCCAAGTACGAGCCACCGGGAAGATGTACGCCTGTAAAAAGCTAGAGAAGAAACGCATCAAGAAACGTCGAGGCGAAACGATGGTGCTCATCGAGAAGCAGATCCTGCAAAAAGTGAACTCCCGCTTTGTg GTGAGCCTGGCATACGCGTATGAAACGAAGGATGCCCTCTGCCTGGTACTGACGATTATGAATGGAGGTGACCTCAAGTTCCACATGTACTCTATGGGGGGAGAGCCCGGCTTTGAACCACACCGAGCACGTTTCTACGCGGCCGAAGTGACCCAGGGACTGGAGCACCTCCACGCTAAGGGTATCGTCTACCGGGACCTCAAACCGGAGAACATTCTTCTTGATGACCACGGCCACGTGCGTATCTCTGACCTGGGGCTGGCTGTTGAG GTGCCAGAAGACGACGAGGGCGTGCGCGGCCGCGTGGGCACCGTGGGTTACATGGCCCCCGAAGTGATTGAAAATGAGCGGTACACCTTCAGCCCGGATTGGTTCAGCCTCGGCTGCCTGCTGTACGAGATGCTCGAAGGGCAAGCACCCTTCCGCGCCCGCAAGGAGAAGGTAAAGCGAGAGGAAGTCGAGCGGCGGGTCAGGGAGGAGCGGGAGCGTTACTCACCTCGCTTCAGCGAAGAAGCAAAGGACATCTGCCAGCGTCTGCTGTCCAAGAACCCCAGCACGCGCCTCGGCTGCTGTTCGGCGCGCCGGGGAGCGGTGGAAGTGAAGCGTCACCCCTTCTTCAAGAGCATCAATTGGAAACGGCTCGAGGCAGGCATGTTAGAACCTCCGTTTGTTCCCGACCCCCACGCCGTCTACGCCAAGGATGTCCTCGACATCGAGCAGTTCTCCACGGTGAAAGGGGTGAACCTCGATGCGAGCGACGATTCGTTTTACAGCAAGTTCAACATGGGTTCAGTTTCCATACCGTGGCAAATGGAG ATGATCGAGACGGAATGCTTCAAGGAGCTGAATGTGTTTGGGCCCGAAGGCGCACGGCCCCCGGACCTCTGCTGGGAGCAACTGCCCGCCGAGGAGCGGCGCGGCTGCTTTCCTTTCCGCCGGAAGCCCCGCCGCAGCTGA